A section of the Paenibacillus yonginensis genome encodes:
- a CDS encoding MBL fold metallo-hydrolase produces MLTLGLILILIVLIAAAVYGFTYVYPSFGVPVHRYRLSPFEQSEQFKQGKFQNRIPTQSLDASVPSFFSLFADHLKSKPERRPPHALPVMKSNPDRLPMPLTDSVTWLGHSSVWLRLGGRQVLLDPMLGMYSSPLPGFGAKRFESKPQIEAGDLPPVDAVFLSHDHFDHLDYSTILQLAGKVGRYFVPLGVGSRLVRFGIQRELIQECDWWEEVEWQGIRAVCTPARHFSGRALFDKNATLWCSWVLMDSASRVYFSGDSGYDEHFKKIGDLYGPFDLTLIECGQYDPRWEQIHMMPEQTVQAHKDLKGKRLLPIHWAGFALAMHGWTEPVERAAEEAERSGVELVFPRIGESVSLKAEAPGPREKWWRTV; encoded by the coding sequence ATGCTGACCCTAGGCCTTATTCTGATTCTCATTGTCTTGATCGCGGCTGCCGTTTACGGATTTACTTATGTTTATCCGTCATTTGGCGTGCCTGTTCACCGCTACAGGCTCAGCCCTTTTGAGCAGTCCGAGCAATTTAAGCAGGGGAAGTTTCAGAATCGGATTCCAACCCAATCGCTGGACGCCTCCGTTCCGAGCTTCTTCTCCCTATTTGCGGATCATTTGAAAAGCAAGCCGGAACGCCGTCCGCCGCACGCATTGCCGGTTATGAAGTCGAATCCGGACCGTCTCCCTATGCCCTTAACGGATTCGGTCACCTGGCTGGGCCACTCAAGCGTTTGGTTAAGGCTTGGCGGGAGACAGGTTCTCCTGGACCCTATGCTCGGCATGTATTCCTCTCCGCTGCCGGGATTTGGCGCCAAACGCTTTGAAAGCAAACCCCAAATAGAAGCCGGAGATTTGCCGCCGGTGGACGCTGTTTTTCTCTCGCACGATCATTTCGACCATCTCGATTACAGCACGATCCTGCAATTAGCAGGCAAGGTGGGACGATACTTTGTACCGCTTGGCGTGGGCAGCAGACTGGTTCGGTTCGGTATCCAGCGCGAGCTCATTCAGGAATGTGACTGGTGGGAAGAAGTAGAATGGCAGGGGATCCGGGCGGTTTGCACGCCTGCTCGCCATTTTTCGGGCCGGGCGCTGTTTGACAAGAATGCAACCCTCTGGTGCTCCTGGGTACTGATGGACTCGGCGAGCCGTGTCTATTTCAGCGGGGACAGCGGTTACGACGAGCACTTCAAGAAAATCGGGGACCTGTACGGCCCATTTGATTTAACCCTGATCGAATGCGGGCAATACGATCCCCGCTGGGAGCAGATCCATATGATGCCGGAGCAGACTGTACAGGCGCATAAGGATTTGAAGGGCAAAAGGCTGCTGCCCATCCACTGGGCGGGTTTTGCTTTGGCTATGCACGGCTGGACCGAACCGGTCGAACGGGCAGCTGAAGAAGCGGAGCGTTCCGGAGTCGAGCTGGTCTTTCCGCGAATCGGGGAATCCGTATCCCTGAAGGCAGAAGCTCCGGGCCCCCGGGAGAAATGGTGGAGAACCGTTTGA
- a CDS encoding acetylornithine deacetylase, with the protein MGIQTMDGLHRLVEKRQDELFQILERLISCPTVSPPARNTMGAQQYVADLLESIGFEAELWEVYPGDPNVTAVKKGSASDRYNSLLLNGHIDVAEVGDTGAWERNPFKLVIEDGRAYGRGASDMKGGLAALLFAFKLLHEEGIELKGDLHFHSVIGEESGEAGTRACMEKGCSADFAVVADGSGCRIQGQGGVITGWVTVQSPVTQHDGLRSRMIHAGGGVKGASAIEKMMKLIQGLQELERHWAVTKSYPGFAPGSNTINPAVIEGGRHAAFIADRCALWITVHFYPNEDYDSVTAEIEDHLLRVAAADPWLKDHPPVFKWGGRSMIEDRGEIFPALELDTQNPGLLSLADWHRRTHGSLPEVGMNPSVTDAGWIGRAGIPTVIYGPGELEQAHAVNESISVRQLVDYAKVMIGFITEYCETPKGKGNGK; encoded by the coding sequence ATGGGAATCCAAACGATGGATGGCCTTCACCGGCTGGTGGAGAAGCGACAAGACGAGCTGTTTCAGATCCTGGAACGGCTTATTTCTTGTCCAACGGTAAGCCCGCCGGCCCGCAATACGATGGGGGCACAGCAATATGTGGCCGACCTGCTGGAATCCATCGGGTTTGAAGCGGAGCTGTGGGAGGTTTATCCCGGCGATCCGAATGTAACGGCCGTTAAGAAGGGAAGCGCATCAGACCGGTATAACAGCCTGCTGCTGAACGGCCATATCGACGTCGCAGAAGTCGGGGACACCGGCGCGTGGGAACGAAACCCGTTTAAGCTGGTGATCGAGGATGGCCGCGCCTATGGCCGGGGAGCTAGCGACATGAAAGGCGGCCTTGCAGCTTTGCTGTTTGCTTTCAAGCTGCTGCATGAGGAAGGAATCGAGCTTAAAGGCGATCTTCACTTTCATTCCGTCATCGGCGAGGAGTCGGGCGAGGCGGGAACAAGGGCCTGCATGGAAAAGGGCTGCAGCGCAGATTTTGCCGTAGTGGCTGATGGCAGCGGCTGCAGGATTCAAGGACAAGGCGGCGTCATTACCGGCTGGGTTACGGTGCAGAGTCCGGTAACGCAGCATGACGGGCTTCGCTCGCGAATGATTCATGCGGGCGGGGGAGTCAAGGGCGCAAGCGCGATTGAGAAGATGATGAAGCTCATTCAGGGCCTGCAGGAGCTGGAGCGCCACTGGGCCGTCACCAAAAGTTATCCCGGCTTTGCACCGGGCAGCAACACAATCAATCCGGCCGTGATCGAAGGCGGCCGGCATGCGGCTTTTATTGCCGATCGCTGCGCGCTATGGATCACCGTTCATTTTTATCCCAATGAGGATTACGATTCGGTGACGGCAGAGATTGAAGATCATCTGCTGCGGGTCGCTGCGGCCGATCCCTGGCTGAAAGACCATCCGCCGGTATTCAAATGGGGCGGCAGGTCGATGATCGAAGATCGCGGCGAAATCTTCCCCGCGCTGGAGCTGGATACGCAGAATCCAGGTTTATTATCGCTGGCTGACTGGCATCGCCGTACTCATGGGAGTTTGCCCGAAGTCGGCATGAATCCGAGTGTGACAGATGCAGGCTGGATCGGCCGGGCCGGCATTCCGACGGTCATCTATGGACCAGGCGAGCTGGAGCAGGCCCATGCGGTCAATGAAAGCATATCCGTCCGGCAGCTCGTGGATTATGCGAAGGTCATGATCGGATTTATCACCGAATATTGTGAAACACCCAAAGGGAAGGGGAATGGGAAATGA